A segment of the Corythoichthys intestinalis isolate RoL2023-P3 chromosome 16, ASM3026506v1, whole genome shotgun sequence genome:
TAACAATACTAAGGTATCTCATATCAAATCCAATATAACCAGAAGGTTGAAATTGTCCATAGCTgattgtatgtatgtgtatgggtGTGTGTATGATGTCCACATTCATAAGAATTAAGATATCTGGCCAGTACATCATATTTGTGGAAAACTGGGCCCCTACTAAAACCTTTAAATAGCTTCTTTGGAGTTTCCTTTTCGCGTATCTTATAGAcatgtttcctgagcgaaaattgGGCCTGGCCATCTTTGATGTTTTCTGCATTATCTATTTACCATAATGCTTGGATTACAAAGGTGCGCTAATTTTAGGGTCTGCTCAATTGCTATCGGGGAAATCCCTGGTATCCCTGTATGCTTGTCCGCCTTTTTTTGTCCGCCTTTGGTCAGTACGGTCGACACCTATTAAAAAACCTGcacttaagacctttaaccctttatagagcaagtgactatttgtgcccattcaaaaataatattagcatttattaatatacagtggggtaaacaagtatttgatacactgccgattttgctggttttcccacttgcaagccatgtagaggtctgtaatttgtatcataagttctcttcaactgtgagggacggaatctaatacaaaaatccagaaaatcacatggtataatttttaaataataaatttgcatttaattgcatgaaataagtatttgagacattaccaactagtaaatatttcggctcttagttcttttttaagaacccctcctgttctccactcattaccagaAGTaattgcacctgtttgaacttgttacctgtgtaaaagacacctgttcaaatgctcgaacaaacaaactccaaactctccacaatggccaagaccaaagagctgtgtaaggacatcagggataaaataatagacctgggatgggctacaggaaaataagcaagcagcttggtcagaaggtaacaactgttggagcgattattagaaaatggaagaagttcaagttgacggtcaatctgcctcattctggggctccatgcaagatctcatctcgtggggcatcactgatcatgaggaaggtgaggaatcagcccagaactatacggcaggacctggtcaatgaccagaagagagctggaaccacagtcttgaagaaaaccatcggaaacacattacgccatcatggattaaaatcctacagcacaCGCAAGgtaccgctgctgaagccagtgcatgtccagacatgtctgaagtttgccaatgaccatctggatgatccagaggagcaatgggagaaggtcatgtggtcggatgagaccaaaattgaactttttggtctaaaacaCGGCtcgttgtgtttggaggaaaaagaaggatgagtacaaccccaagaacaccatcccaaccgtgaaacatggaagaggaaacatcattttttggggctgcttctctgccatggGTACAGGacaactgcaccgtattgaggggaggatggatggggctatgtatcgccagatcttggctgagagccctgaagatgggtcgtggctgggtctatcagcatgacaacgatccaaaccacacagccaaggcaactagagGCaacaagagtggctccgtaagaagcatcttaaggtcctggagtggcctagccagtcaccagatctgaacccgatagaaaatctatggagggagcataaagtccgtgtttcccggcagcagcccagaaacctgaaggctctggagaagatctgcatggaggagtcagcaaaaatccctgctgcagtatgtgcaaaccttgtcaagggatacaggaaacgtttggtatctgtaatagcaaacaaaggtttctgtaccaaatattaagtttgatttttgtgatgtatcaaatacttatttcatgcaattaaatgcaaatttattatttaaaaatcgtacaacgtgattttctgtttttttgtattagattccgtccctcacagttaaagaaaacttatgatacaaattacagacctctacatgctttgcaagtgggaaaaccagcaaaatcggcagtgtatcaaatacttgttctccccactgtatatatggcggaaaacacttaggtgacttgaagttccgctctgagacccccgatttggccaaatttcataattgtctgatatgcatgtgtgatacatcattggaaagcttaaaatatccattttctgggggaagaaaaatgtcaaacaagagggcatttgaaaaaaaaaaaaaaaaaaggtttttaagcagcaaaaccctatctggagacgagagcacgcaagagcagaattacagacgacatgactttaacgagatatcaacgcgtacttaccttgtttcgatccaaaacctccatgtagcatgtttcactgagtgtcaagacacagttgtgaatgcccacagctgaatttgtttgggattttatgggtgaaacatggcaagataacaagggtcgcaatgcagaaatcgcagacatcatggagtggtcgagattttctttttcatgtatttacccctttaaaccctttttttccaatttttctttatttggatcgatcatttatcatctaacatatcggagaaaatgcgacagtaacaaaaaaatacaattaagcgatagttttgaggtagatatccgtgacttttttacaggcgctatttttttttcattgtgacattatttgtttaaaagtttaaaatatgcgagtgaataatttttttaagttagtttgtttttttaaacgaaatattagacatcaatgaatgattctaagctaaaaatgacagacattttgaataataaatataattaattaccttagttttatgactgggttaaaacaaaagcggttgcgcgacgtctgtaaacgggggttttcggggtaaaatggacaaataaaaatagtttggcggcttaatgcgccatgaatctgctatggcagcatatagacatattgttctgtccaatactacaacagttgttttgacttaaaatatagcagtttcttttaaagaagagtgcaagagcagaaactgctttttccatcttgtctgtgttttccgccatatgtattttttttaaacgaataaTCATTATTCtatttttagtatttttttataattataaaCACATGTCTAAATTAGATTAATTTAGGATTGGCGAGTTAACTTCGAGTTAATTCACATGAATTAACAGTTATTTAAATGTGCATTAACTCATTGTCTCATGGTAATTTAATATAGATCAATATTTCattaatatactgtaaatttaaaatgaaagtgCTAAATACTACATTTTAGTTCATTATTATACAGAATGTgattataactgaacattaactCACTGGGTCCCACTGAATCACTGGTTTGTcattagtagatgtccaatcccttTGAAGCACCAAGGTTGACAGCTTTCTCACTTTAGATGGATTAGACGTCCATCACTTTCAATCACAGCCAATACATTAATATAGATTATTATTTCATCAATATGTTAAAAGTGTGCTGATAACACTTTTCAATTCCGATAACTCGCAATTAaacagaaatttaaaaaaagtgctTACATTCACATTGCCATTTCATATGAACCTGGAAGACAGGATGTGAATGCTCATGCTGATTGACTTAAATTATGCTCTTATTCTTTTAATAAATGGAAGACAAATACACcatcataaaatatcatttaagGACCATGTGAAATGGATGATTTCCACTGgacttagtaaacactgtctttCATGCAGGTTTGATGAAGTCATTAGAATGTCATAACGACTACGAGTCTTATGTCTTCTGCAAATGGAGAGAAGGGCCACACATACGTGCACCTCTGCAGCTCTGGTTCCACACAGAAAGCGGCAGGTAAATACAGCTCAAAGTTCAGAAGAGATGCAGCAAAAGTGTTCTTGGAAACCTACATGTGTCTTTGCAGGCAGAGGTGTGAGCCCTTTGGAGATGAAATCCGACACACGAACGGGCACAGAACTGTCCAATGTAGATATGCAACACCTTCTTTTTCCATTGGCATCCAACACACGGTCTTCTTTGTCAAAGAAGACAAACAGTGCTCATCTGGCCAACTCAAGCCCTTGGCGCTTTCTCGTCACAGTAATGCTACCTCAATTTCTTAATAAATACCGTACATAAGAAGAATTTAAGACTATGCTTTAATTagtttatatttaacaaatataCGTATTGTATTAGAGGAATACATACGTACAGAAAAAATTTGTCGATATAGAAAGATTAAAAAACACAGCGAAAGGGTGAGAAAAAGCAAatcctaaaataaaaaaaaatcataaaactatatctttaaaaaaaatgtttaaagtaAAACTAGAaagtaaaaaatgtaaataaaaaataaataataaatacatgcatttttaaaaatataattaaaaaggAGGAATTTATAATATCctccatttatttttgtttttttgttttttttatctctttttattctattttgtaTCTTGTAAAGTTTTAATTAAGACTTTCCCaattttagttgtatttttcaaattaattttctattttttcagttttttaattatttttctttcatgTGCCTATGTATTCATCGCCATTGGCAGTGATAGATAGCTGCAGGACGTCTATCTCTGTCAATGGCGGCCGATgagttaaatataaatattggCATCAGggggttaattgtgtttttgtgttgCACAGTGAGAGCACGCACACCAGTGGATCTGTCACAATATGACACTGGTGATGGACATTTGTCAATCAAATGGTCCAGTCCTTATCCCGTTTCTTCTTCCCTGAACACAAACCTCATGTACCAACTTGGCTACAAGGCAGAAAAACAGGACACGTGGACTGTAAGTACCAAACAATCTCTGCTATATTCTGTCATTGTGACAACGTACACACTCACATGCGCACTCTATTGAAGTGTAATGACCACGTGTCTATGTTcagtttgtttctacatctgttcATGTCTGCAGATTAAGAATGTGACAAGCACAGATATCAAACTAGAGACACATCGGCTTCTTCCTGGTCAGAGGTATGAGGCCAGGGTGAGGGCCCGAGCCAGTATTGGCCATTGGAGTCACTGGAGCCCCGTGGTGACGTGGAGGACTAAAGAAGGTCAGTTACATAAACTACAAGTAACTAGTGTTACAcggatacaattttttttgctcctAACACCTGGCTGAATGGTATAGGCAGATTCTGTACTGATTGATACCTTGTTATGAACGTTCATTCGTTGCCACCAACGTTTCaaaagaattggacgtctactagtgatgaattCAGAGCAGAACAATGATTAGATGCCACACAATTGGAGTCCATCATCATTTTGGGAAGGGTGACCGGCAGTtggaaaatacagtggtatgaaaaagtatctgaaccttttggaatttctcacatttctccataaaatcaccattaaatgtgatctgatctttgtcaaaatcacacagatgtaaaaacagtgtctgctttaactaaaaccacccgaacattaataggttttcatattttaacgaagatagaatgcaaaaaaatgacataagggggaaaaataagtaagtggaccaaatattaaatgtgatggttcacttacttattttatatataaggcggctgagtggttagcacgtccgcctcacagttctgacatCAAGggatcaatcccgggcttcggcctttctgtgtgcagtttgcatgttctccctgtgcctgcgtgggttttctccgggaactccggagcCTACAtgaatggtaggctgattgaacacactAAATtgaccgtaggtatgagtgtgtgtgcgaATGGTTGtacgtctccttgtgccctgcgattggctggcaaccagttcagggtgtacactgcctactgcccgtagttagctgagaTAAACTCcaggtgaccctcgtgaggaaaagcggcattgaataaggcgctattggaaagGAAAACTTGACAGAGGAGGTGTTAACATGGCGTAAAAATGAATTAGCATTATTAGCGAGGAAAGGTTAGTCGCAGGTTTAGAACATGGAGAACTGGAAATAGATTAGACAcccttgcattgtagccataatcattgtttgttgttgctgttgagctgcagCCACacagagcgctgttggatatgcgtgtgcaatttatttgagtgttgtgatCCAGTGTTGTGAAAAGTTAGTGTAAAACGGAGGCATATTGGACCTTtctgttttcaaatgtgtttgtgtgtcaatgTCTGTCCGTCTATGATCCTTTTAACATAgcaaatgttttctccactagagggcactgatGCTCTTGGGATAagtgatgcttcatttctgtattttttgtcGTTGGCTTAATGTCATTATGAAATAGGAAAtagtatagtataataataagaatataaTAATGCATattgataactttgtgctgagaaaaaaaaaaaatcatcaataaaataagcatttactcacaatgttaccctTTACTTGTACTTAGTACGTTCTTGGATGActgcttttacttttacttgagtaatattattttgaagtaatgctactcttacttgagtaaaacctTTGGCTACCCTACTCACCTCTGTTTGGGAGTAAGCAACAGCATTCCAGGTTCTCCAGAAAAAAAAGTGGCTTGCTAAACACAGGCAAaagaagcatttttctacatcaTGTCAGTATGTCTAAGGAAAATAATGACATGAAAGTCAGTTGAACTCTCACTCTCATTCTTTCGCTCTAAACTCAGTCAGCGGACAGTCTCCCAGCTTGGATTGTGTGCTGGATGGCGAAAAGAAGGTGATGTGTAGCTGGGAGGTAAGCAGTGAGCTGGATCACATAATTACCTACCAGCTGGCCTGTCAACATAACCACAGTGCACCGTGAGTCAAATGTGTGGGGGGGTGTATGTGTGTGATTCTTCAGGGTGGGGTGTGTACGTGTGCATGCATATGTGGAAATTGACCTCCATATGTTGATGCTCCGCCTCTTCTAATTTCCGCCTGCAGGTCTGAGAGCTGCTGTACCAACCCGATAGACACCTTTGACCCCAGTAGGCAGCTGGTGCAATACAGATGCTTGCTGAGTGTCGCCAGTCCCGCACGTTTGCAGCTTCTTCTTCAACCGACGCGCAAGGCTAAGACGTTCAGGGCCAATGAGCACAGTGAGTAATTGACATGCTATGCcattaaaagattaaaaaatatataaacctTTTATGGCTCATGCTCATGATGGTGAGATGATTGAGCGTCTCCACCTAGTGTTGAATGACATAACTGCAGGTTGCGTCTAAGTAAATTGAAGGTCATTTTGAGATTATATGCATAGTTTGATTTTGTTTCTTAACCATTGCATATGGTTTGGGTCAAATTTGCCATATTTTAACATAAGAAAAATGTGCTAAATATCCCTCTAATGCATGAATCATAAAATCCttggtcaagattttttttctggtgtgtTTTTATTCTTCTCAGGACACGAAAATAATGTTCATtttctaatttttaaaaaaatatatatgattttttttttttcatgttacaAGTGACAGACATGTCCAATCCAGTAGACTCCATGCACTCGAACACTCAACATAAAACAATGTAAATTTACtatcaaaaatgaattaacttctATTGTGTTCTATTGTGAATATAGAAACCCTTGATCCCTTTTATGCTTTGATAAACAGTTCAACGATTTTTGggaaatttcaacacttttaacacTATAGGCACAATGCATAGGCCtcaatatgaaaaccaataaaacttCTACTTGTGGCTTCTACACCTAAGCACCAATGTCTTTGTTGTTGTCTGGCAGTCACTCATCATGACTGTTGTCACTACAGACATCATCACTGAACCTGGGCTATTCTGTAAACTGCCTTATTCTTTGATGCTTTTGAAgtctacaaaataagataaaaggCATATCGTAATGCAAACTACAgctaatcaggggtgaaagtggctaaaaTTTCCTGCCTGAACTCTCTGACATAAAGTTCGACACGGAGCCCCCtcttttttggagggggggctTTGACTTCCGAAAAccacctacagtggggagaacaagtatttgatacactgccgatattgctggttttcccacttgcaagccatgtagaggtctgtaatttgtatcataagttctcttcaactgtgagggacggaatctaatacaaaaatccagaaaatcacattgtataatttttaaataataaatttgtatttaactgcatgaaataagtatttgatacattaccgactagtaaatatttcggctcttagttctttttaaagaacccctcctgttctccactcattaccggaagtaactgcacctgtttgaacttgtcacctgtataaaagacacctgttcacatgctcgaacaaacaaactccaacctctccacaatggccaagaccaaagagctgtgtaaggacatcagggataaaatagtagacctgcacaaggttgggatgggctacaggaaaataagcaagcagcttggtgagaaggtaacaactgttggagcgattattagaaaatggaagaagttcaagttgacggtcaatctgcctcgttctggggctccatgcaagatctcacctcatggggcatcactgatcatgaggaaggtgagggatcagcccagaactacacagcaggacctggtcaatgacctgaagagagctggaaccacagtctcgaagaaaaccatcggaaacacattacgccgtcatggattaaaatcctacagtgcacgcaaggtcccgctgctgaagccagtgcatgtccagacatgtctgaagtttgccaatgaccatctggatgatccagaggagcaatgggagaaggtcatgtggtcggatgagaccaaaattgaactttttggtctaaactcagctcgtcgtatttggaggaaaacgaaggatgagtacaaccccaagaacaccatcccaactgtgaaacatggaggaggaaacatcatttttggggggctgcttctctgccaagggtacaggacgactgcaccgtattgaggggaggatggatggatctatggagggagctgaaagtccatgttgcccggcagcagccccaaaagctgaaggctctggagaagatctgcatggaggagtgggccaaaatccctgctgcagtgtgtgcaatccttgtcaaggactacaggaaacgtttggtatctgtaatagcaaacaaaggtttctgtaccaaatattaagtttgatttttgtgatgtatcaaatacttatttcatgcaattaaatgcaagtgtattatttaaaaatcatcatatgtgaaatgagggaaaatagaaatgaggagatggaggttggggttattgctgtttttgttaacttttattttgcaaatcactgaaaaaaataatatttagaatgaaaatcagtttttgtatgtgtaataAAAATAACTGccgaaacagttttctttgcatttcagtagttttagttggtttgacccccccccccccccccaaaaaaaaagaaaataaataaataaacacaatttctggctccgtcgcTTctgcggggagttccggcatgaaattctagccactttcacccctggttgtaAATATGggacacaataaaacacaacaacaggtttcacacacacagtggttagcacgttcccctcacagttctgagatcaaaggATCAATCCCAGGCTCCGGCCTtccagtgtggagtttgcatgttctcaccatgcctgcgtgggttttctcctggTACTCGTGTTCcccccccacatcccaaaaacatgcatgtaggctgatcaaacactctaaattgtccctaggtatgactGTGTGCGCCtctttgtgccctgcgattggctggcaaccgattcagggtgtaccccataTACTGCCCATagctagctgggattggctccagcgcccCCATGAccttcgtgaggataagcggctcagaaaatgaatgaacgaaTTAATATGGTTCACACATGCATTAAGCTGCTACATTACACTGGAATAAGGCATAAATTAGAAACTTAagtccattcaaaattgtatttgttCACTTATTTACAAAATTCCATCTAaacgccatttttatatttcctCAAATCTAAAAGCAAAACCTCAAACCCCTTTAACTAttcaagaacataggatgtactttAAAACTGCAGATaatataaacacatttaaaacataataacaataaagatacggtataagtaacatacataaaaaaaaaaaaaagtacaaatgacttacaatatgcacagtgaaatggaagaCATTGAGAAGACAAAGCAaacgttaacttttttaattataaggaaattaataagtAGCCTTACATAAATGAAGTGCATATTCAcgttcaaagtgcacattaacatggaagatattctgacccacccaaatgaaatggaataaatataataaaacaaaataaaccccATCAACTCTTTCATTTTTCTTAAAGATCTGGTCCattttccgttgcattgcccctttaattcaacaagctcccccccccccccccccctctattTTTTGTTCCAAAaaccatttgaaccaatcacagctaactatccatgctgatcacatgtcagtatgtcagccaattaaacGGACAGCAgagtccagttttttttttttttttgtttgtttttttggctgcGTGCTCTGCAGCGCATGGTCACTGTGTGTGCAGAGCGACGCGACTTGTCGGATACAGAGAGACGCTGGGAAGAACTAcatagaataaataaatgaataataaatatcggtggaaacggatgatgctacacaagctctttattaggcttgttgttaacacttttgtatgtaaatctgacattagtagattgttcttattggagatgAGTGGGTGGCAGCGTTTTCTAAACATCGggatttgacagttgccgtcatattttcgggatcaaagcaccgtatgccAGAACAGCGTTCCACCTCCGTAATTCATGGCGAAACGCCGCTCTGGCTCGTTCCGgctcgttctggcccactttcacccctgcagctAATCTgcacaaaaatgtatattttaaattaactgcttataaatataacaattacatactaacttataactaaaacagtcataaaaacaGTGACGCAATTATGTAACATATGTTCAAAAATATACAGGGGGATGCATGATGTCTACTTCATTGGACACATTGTTTATCATAAATATCTATATATTACAcacaaatatttcatattccagacAGATATTATCTTTCCCTAGATGGTACCGTATATCATAATATcttattttacttattttaaGTATTGACAGGATATGCCAGTTGTAGTTGACACGGGTGAGAGGGGCGGGTGGCAGGTCGGCCATCTTGAATTGTGAGGATATTTACTTACAGTTACACCAACTGACCACTGAATTGACCTCAATAGAGTatgacagcaaagagcactcttAAGCCTGCTATTCAGTTAAACTAGGGGTCcctacatttggtccggccccctgagcaAAACCagggagcattttgatttttttaaaaatttttaatatatttttttcaacagtgttatttatttcctggctttttttccatgaagaacccagagagtgttatttggttattatttatttaagtaatagtgttattatattatattatattatattatattatattatattatattatattatattatattatattacattacattacattacattacattacattacattacattacattacattacattacattacatttacttttgttccgtgaagaatccagaaagcgttatttgattgtggctttctttcacactttttctgttacaaactgaccctggcccctcatcagagaagggaaaagttatgtggctctcacaggaaaaagtttggggacccctgagttAAACCATAGAAAGTAATGCATTAAAGAGAAAAGTACTTTTCAGTAGCTGTCCACAGTAGTGACCACTATGATCCAGAGGGATATAAaacgtatatacataatataaattattattatattaattataaaattcaacaatttatagaaatggaAGTATTTTGAAAGAGACTTTTTTGTTAAGTGTTACAATGTAACTCAGTATATTCCTAATCAAACTTGACCTGTGTCTACATAAATGTATTTTAATCAGACcctgcttaactcattgtctcccaatgatggtgctagacgtccaatgcatttgaagtaggagggataGCAGCACGTCCCACCCTACCACTTcacatggattggacatctactagcgataaactcatttttaaatcaattcacAATAGGACATCTATCATCATTTTCAGAAGGTCGACAAGCACTGCTTTTTTTCTGGCAGCGTGGTAGTGTGGGGCACTGGCGACTGGGTGGGTGCAAAGATCTCAAAAAAGTCCAAATTGCGCAGCGTCAGCAATTTCTTTCTTAGTGCTTGCTGATACCGATAATGTTATCTTATTGCCATATCCGTCATTTCATTGCCGTATCTCCacagataccgataccagtatcgataTCGGTGCAAGAGTAATTTTAAATTTTGCAGTGTGTAACTGAAAAACTATCTATGATTTATGTCTATGATTACATTCTATACCATATAACATATTGTCATGTGCAGTTCGCCCCAGACCACCACAGCAGCTAAACGTGAGCGAGAAAGGCAACATCTGGGTTGTGGAATGGGCCGAACCCAGCACCGCCTCAAAAATCAGAGTTTATTATCAAGTGCGCTATTACAGGATGGAGGAGAAGGTaataaacaataaaccatgaaaCGCGTCTTCTAAAGTTCAAACCACT
Coding sequences within it:
- the csf2rb gene encoding cytokine receptor common subunit beta isoform X2; its protein translation is MMHLLWVLLWLMFPPLAFLSNPDECNIHDAYSSNDGLMKSLECHNDYESYVFCKWREGPHIRAPLQLWFHTESGRQRCEPFGDEIRHTNGHRTVQCRYATPSFSIGIQHTVFFVKEDKQCSSGQLKPLALSRHMRARTPVDLSQYDTGDGHLSIKWSSPYPVSSSLNTNLMYQLGYKAEKQDTWTIKNVTSTDIKLETHRLLPGQRYEARVRARASIGHWSHWSPVVTWRTKEVSGQSPSLDCVLDGEKKVMCSWEVSSELDHIITYQLACQHNHSAPSESCCTNPIDTFDPSRQLVQYRCLLSVASPARLQLLLQPTRKAKTFRANEHIRPRPPQQLNVSEKGNIWVVEWAEPSTASKIRVYYQVRYYRMEEKGSSILLNISEGSTSLNLLGSSLNPLQQYQVQVRSVVIPGEGSYYEGIPSEWTKPVDWTSHAAMWPINKIVYSSIGVMSVFGFVILYWTIPACKRKVILWVETVPSPGKSKILSEIKSSTSQTLMENDNTYICKVHQIHSLSTCISPSSSLRPTEGAENKDLEQDRQDCKCNSLPLPAEKSLDSKSMREETKVNEVTPSDAPSSTVFATSGRGYVCLPRGSVSASTSDLVSHWDTDSFTQKHEQNHQCADNAESSDKMPDSDDPPPAYSSETSWPTIRPSGYCFLPPQC